A portion of the Halodesulfovibrio aestuarii DSM 17919 = ATCC 29578 genome contains these proteins:
- the selD gene encoding selenide, water dikinase SelD, giving the protein MSKPTIKMVDTVKAAGUAAKIAPGDLEEILQSLPRATESEKGRVLTGTTNNEDAAILSFPAGKAIVQTLDFFTPIVNDPYRFGQIAAANSLSDVYAMGGTPWCAMNIVCFPVKSMPKTMLSEIIRGGYDKIVEAGAVLAGGHSVEDTEIKYGLSVTGYVEPDAYTSNAGLQKGDILILTKPVGTGVLATGIKASWDGCDEMEELLYKWSAKLNNVGGELIQHMRLKAATDVTGFGLGGHIIEMAQASKALVAIDSEAIPVLDKALELASIGLVPEGSHANRLHCINATEVAEGVDSLRVDLIFDAQTSGGLVLAVPKARVEEAVLFLTERAEMAAVIGEVLKSGTECGTLLIR; this is encoded by the coding sequence ATGAGTAAACCTACTATAAAAATGGTGGATACTGTTAAGGCTGCTGGTTGAGCTGCTAAAATTGCTCCAGGGGACCTGGAGGAGATTTTACAGTCCCTGCCACGGGCTACAGAAAGCGAAAAGGGTAGGGTTCTCACTGGTACGACAAATAATGAAGATGCAGCTATTTTGTCTTTTCCGGCAGGGAAAGCTATAGTGCAGACTCTCGATTTTTTTACTCCTATTGTAAATGATCCGTATCGCTTTGGTCAGATCGCTGCAGCGAACTCATTGTCGGACGTATATGCCATGGGGGGGACTCCGTGGTGCGCTATGAATATTGTTTGTTTCCCTGTAAAAAGCATGCCGAAAACAATGCTGAGTGAAATCATTCGTGGTGGGTATGACAAAATAGTTGAGGCTGGTGCAGTGCTCGCAGGTGGGCATAGTGTTGAAGACACAGAAATAAAATATGGTCTTTCTGTAACAGGTTATGTTGAGCCGGATGCCTATACCTCCAATGCAGGTTTACAGAAGGGGGATATTTTAATTCTCACCAAACCGGTTGGAACCGGAGTGCTTGCCACAGGTATTAAGGCCAGCTGGGATGGCTGCGATGAAATGGAAGAGCTGCTCTATAAGTGGTCAGCAAAACTGAATAATGTCGGTGGCGAGTTGATTCAGCATATGAGACTTAAAGCCGCAACAGATGTTACTGGTTTTGGGCTTGGCGGGCATATAATAGAGATGGCTCAAGCATCAAAAGCATTGGTTGCTATTGACTCTGAGGCCATACCTGTGCTTGATAAGGCCCTTGAGTTGGCTAGCATCGGGTTGGTGCCTGAGGGCAGCCATGCAAACAGACTTCATTGTATAAATGCTACAGAAGTTGCTGAGGGTGTTGACTCTTTGCGGGTTGATCTTATATTTGACGCTCAGACTTCTGGTGGACTTGTTTTGGCAGTCCCCAAAGCCCGAGTTGAAGAAGCTGTTTTGTTCCTTACAGAACGGGCCGAGATGGCTGCTGTGATCGGCGAAGTGCTAAAAAGCGGCACAGAGTGCGGGACATTACTTATTCGTTAG